Proteins from a genomic interval of Caldicellulosiruptor diazotrophicus:
- a CDS encoding tRNA 2-thiocytidine biosynthesis TtcA family protein → MQHIFSKVRKAIEDFEMIEEGDKIAVGVSAGKDSLTMLYTLSFMRRFYPKKFEIVAITVDMGFEGMDFLPIKEFCDKINVEFHLVPSQIKQIVFDIRKEDNPCSLCANLRRGILNSTAKSLGCNKVALGHHLDDVVETFFLSLFFEGRIYCFSPKTYLDRTQITTIRPMIYLKEHDLRSAAKRLELPVITSPCPANGKTNRQRMKEFVKSLKQFHPATKDLVFNAIKRNIWGLKD, encoded by the coding sequence ATGCAGCATATATTCAGCAAAGTGAGAAAAGCTATAGAAGATTTTGAAATGATAGAAGAAGGAGATAAAATTGCAGTTGGTGTTTCTGCCGGAAAAGATAGTCTCACTATGCTTTATACTTTAAGTTTTATGCGAAGGTTTTATCCAAAAAAATTTGAGATTGTAGCAATCACAGTTGATATGGGATTTGAAGGAATGGATTTTTTGCCAATCAAAGAATTTTGTGATAAAATAAATGTTGAATTTCATCTTGTTCCATCGCAGATAAAACAAATTGTGTTTGACATTAGAAAAGAAGATAATCCTTGCTCGCTTTGTGCAAACCTTCGCCGTGGAATACTTAACTCCACTGCAAAAAGTCTTGGTTGCAACAAGGTTGCGCTTGGACATCACTTGGATGATGTAGTTGAAACATTTTTCCTGAGTTTATTTTTCGAGGGAAGAATCTACTGTTTTTCCCCAAAGACGTACCTTGACAGAACTCAAATTACAACTATAAGACCTATGATTTACTTAAAAGAACATGACTTGAGGTCTGCTGCAAAAAGGCTCGAACTTCCCGTAATCACAAGTCCATGCCCTGCAAATGGAAAAACTAACAGGCAAAGAATGAAAGAGTTTGTGAAAAGCTTAAAACAGTTTCATCCCGCAACTAAGGATTTGGTCTTCAATGCTATAAAGAGAAATATATGGGGATTAAAAGACTAA
- a CDS encoding phosphodiester glycosidase family protein, with protein sequence MKRFISFISFATILSIVISTFAKPCTEILRFKTTQQIAPRTYYEKYEILTDEGFVDINCIKLDLIDDGFDFDVLKASVANTGDFVYNMVYNQIDKNPVAAINANFFYTNTKTNYNKIWPIGISVSGGKILSSPNNKQNTFPAFVYTNSNEILFDYINGLSYKLVNVDSGYEFKIAHINKFTGDLTYPILFTGEYIQKTIGNNYKGIVELIIKDGIIKDIKEESPPVALEKDEYLLAATGNYAKNLKTNFKVGDKVEIKIDLSVPLEKIKAAASGNTFLLKDGKISTFTHEILGRHPRSAIGIDKTGRYLYLVAVDGRNGESIGLSQGELASFLQSIGVWTAINLDGGYSTQLIAKDNDGNLKAFYNTGETRKVFDSITAFYKYRDDKIATFYIDCPDKVFAGEEYPIKVFAKDRFYNTIAYDAVYLKVYQDAYEIDIKDGIFTPYKDGVVTISCVYEDVYQKAFAQKKISVYKPEILTTNKKQLYLLPGESTRLRFYIKDKLGHFKEIDPRKVQVEKNPAFEFKDGSFIAKSNFRGFVTFTYKDFKCSIPVGIGKTLQLLRSFDYLALSCPKGISMFLSSKNKTQGKYSNKIYFSLSSTKAKSFKLIFKTPVDLTNISKISFDLCAKNVKVYLGFKMLNDTQKEVEIPQIKSEDFKSYSLNVESYKTLDYIMLIPQKTQGYLWIDNLTGDIVNLPPVENINQYVAKFDEKLAKSSVIFLTKSFENLPSEIKKKIESNIGSYLKCYNLEKGNPPYEKNEKFNIVFLKTKSGSILDFSFYQWIRIKNLSAEKKPLIVVLDIPFESLKQREKDILIRLLKSRKAPSMIICTTSDYTRVERYDTLYIGYASSNDLLAKSNTKSVNLACDVEKGYIYLARGY encoded by the coding sequence ATGAAAAGGTTTATAAGTTTTATATCATTTGCAACAATTTTATCTATTGTTATATCAACATTTGCAAAGCCATGCACAGAAATCTTGAGATTTAAAACAACACAACAGATTGCTCCTCGCACATATTACGAAAAGTATGAAATTTTGACAGATGAAGGTTTTGTAGATATAAATTGCATAAAGCTTGACCTTATAGATGATGGATTTGACTTTGACGTGCTGAAAGCCAGCGTTGCAAACACAGGCGATTTTGTTTATAACATGGTTTATAATCAAATCGATAAAAACCCTGTTGCTGCAATAAACGCAAACTTCTTTTACACAAACACCAAAACAAACTACAACAAAATCTGGCCAATTGGAATTTCTGTATCAGGTGGTAAAATTCTGTCTTCACCAAATAACAAGCAAAATACCTTTCCGGCCTTTGTGTACACAAACTCGAATGAAATTCTTTTTGACTATATAAATGGTCTTTCATACAAGCTTGTAAATGTGGATTCTGGTTATGAATTCAAGATTGCACACATAAACAAGTTCACAGGCGATTTGACATACCCTATTTTGTTCACAGGCGAGTATATTCAAAAAACCATTGGAAACAACTACAAGGGAATTGTGGAGCTTATTATAAAAGATGGCATTATCAAAGATATCAAAGAAGAATCTCCACCTGTTGCCTTGGAGAAAGATGAATATCTTTTGGCGGCAACAGGAAACTATGCTAAAAACCTAAAAACAAACTTCAAAGTGGGCGACAAGGTGGAGATAAAGATAGACCTCTCTGTTCCCCTTGAGAAGATAAAAGCTGCGGCATCTGGTAATACCTTCTTGTTAAAAGATGGTAAAATATCAACTTTTACGCATGAGATTCTAGGGAGGCATCCTCGCTCTGCAATTGGCATTGACAAAACTGGTCGATACCTCTATCTTGTTGCGGTTGATGGCCGAAATGGAGAGAGTATTGGCCTATCACAAGGTGAGCTTGCAAGTTTTTTGCAGTCAATTGGAGTGTGGACAGCCATAAACCTTGATGGTGGGTACTCTACACAGCTTATTGCAAAGGACAATGATGGAAATCTCAAAGCTTTTTACAACACAGGTGAGACTAGAAAAGTTTTTGATTCAATAACAGCATTTTACAAATACAGAGATGATAAAATTGCCACATTTTATATAGACTGTCCTGACAAGGTCTTTGCAGGCGAAGAGTATCCCATAAAGGTTTTTGCAAAGGACAGGTTCTACAACACAATCGCATATGATGCTGTATATTTGAAGGTATACCAAGATGCTTACGAGATAGACATAAAAGATGGCATATTTACTCCTTACAAAGATGGTGTTGTTACAATATCTTGTGTGTATGAAGATGTGTACCAGAAAGCTTTTGCACAAAAAAAGATTTCGGTGTACAAACCGGAGATTTTGACCACAAATAAAAAGCAGCTTTACCTTTTGCCCGGTGAGTCGACAAGGCTAAGGTTTTATATAAAAGATAAGCTTGGCCACTTTAAAGAGATAGACCCAAGAAAAGTTCAAGTAGAAAAAAATCCTGCTTTTGAGTTCAAAGACGGAAGTTTTATAGCAAAATCTAATTTTAGAGGCTTTGTAACATTTACTTACAAAGATTTTAAATGCAGTATACCCGTTGGAATAGGTAAGACTTTACAGCTTCTTAGGTCGTTTGATTACCTTGCCTTAAGCTGTCCAAAGGGTATTTCGATGTTTCTTTCATCTAAGAACAAGACACAGGGTAAATATTCAAACAAGATATACTTCAGCCTCTCATCAACAAAAGCAAAAAGTTTTAAACTCATCTTCAAAACTCCTGTTGACCTTACAAATATAAGTAAAATTTCATTTGACCTTTGCGCAAAAAATGTCAAAGTTTACCTTGGCTTTAAAATGTTAAACGACACACAAAAAGAGGTTGAAATACCTCAGATAAAAAGTGAAGATTTCAAAAGCTATTCCTTGAATGTAGAAAGTTACAAAACCTTAGACTATATTATGCTTATTCCGCAAAAGACGCAAGGCTACCTCTGGATTGACAATCTCACAGGCGATATTGTGAATCTACCTCCTGTTGAAAATATAAACCAGTATGTTGCAAAGTTTGATGAAAAACTTGCAAAGTCATCTGTTATCTTTCTGACAAAGAGTTTTGAAAATCTGCCAAGTGAGATCAAGAAAAAAATAGAATCAAACATTGGCAGCTATTTGAAATGTTACAATCTTGAAAAGGGCAATCCACCATATGAAAAGAATGAAAAGTTCAATATAGTATTTTTAAAAACCAAAAGTGGTTCAATTTTGGATTTTTCGTTCTATCAGTGGATTAGGATTAAAAATTTATCAGCTGAGAAAAAACCTCTGATTGTTGTTTTGGACATCCCCTTTGAAAGCCTCAAACAACGTGAAAAAGATATACTCATAAGACTTTTAAAATCAAGAAAAGCGCCATCAATGATCATCTGCACTACAAGTGATTACACCCGTGTAGAAAGATACGATACTCTTTACATCGGCTATGCATCATCAAACGATCTTTTAGCAAAATCAAATACGAAAAGTGTAAACCTTGCATGTGATGTTGAAAAAGGTTACATTTACCTTGCAAGAGGATATTAA
- a CDS encoding Uma2 family endonuclease — protein sequence MQVRIPKVYTYADYLQLPQDARVELIEGVIYDMSPAPSRVHQEIVIELATLIKNYLKSSNKPCKVYTAPFDVVLIEEGQDEKQAVNVVQPDISIICDKKKLTDKGCVGAPEMIIEVVSQNNPAHDYIRKLNLYTQFGVKEYWIVNPYEQNIFVYVYRPEMGYSYPKVHTFNDKIKVSLFEDLEIDFAQIKEVL from the coding sequence ATGCAAGTGAGGATACCTAAGGTTTACACCTATGCAGACTATCTTCAGCTGCCACAAGACGCAAGAGTAGAGCTCATTGAAGGTGTCATCTATGATATGAGCCCTGCACCTTCAAGAGTACACCAAGAAATTGTAATAGAGCTTGCAACATTGATAAAGAATTATCTCAAATCTTCTAATAAGCCCTGCAAAGTTTACACAGCTCCATTTGATGTAGTCCTAATAGAGGAAGGACAGGATGAAAAACAGGCAGTCAACGTTGTTCAGCCTGATATATCAATTATTTGTGATAAGAAAAAGCTTACTGATAAAGGCTGTGTTGGAGCTCCTGAGATGATAATTGAGGTTGTGTCACAAAATAATCCTGCACATGATTATATCCGAAAACTTAATCTTTACACTCAATTTGGAGTCAAAGAATATTGGATTGTTAATCCATATGAGCAAAACATTTTTGTGTATGTATATCGTCCAGAGATGGGATATTCATATCCAAAAGTCCACACTTTTAATGATAAGATAAAGGTTTCTCTTTTTGAAGACCTTGAAATAGACTTTGCTCAAATAAAAGAGGTGTTATAA